Below is a window of Mycolicibacterium chitae DNA.
AAGGCTTTGCCATGCGAGCGGTAACGCAGGTGGAGCAGTTCATGAACGACGACGTAATCCTGAAAACTTTCTGGCGTATCTACAAGATCCTGAGCCAGTGTGATGACACCGTCTGGCGCGCACGAACCCCACTTCGTAGTCAGCTCAGCGATGACGATGCGCGAAGGATTCACTCGAATCTTTGTTGCCCATGTCATTGCTTTGCGAGTGAGCACTTGGTTGGCGGTCAGCCTCATCTTTGGCCTCGACATTAGAGTTTCTCCAGCACGTTCATGATGTTGTCGATGACCTCGGCGCAAATCTTGGCGGGGACATGGCTATCCAGCAGCGGTTTGTAGAGCCCACTGCGCAGGCGGCGCCGCTCATCCGCATTCTGGCTCCAGTGAGGGAACTGATCCACTGCCACCTCGATGCTGACGGCCACACGCTGGATGTCGATACTCCGATTATTCAAGGAACGCTCGGCACTCAGTGCCGAGTAGATGCCGAAGGCACGATCCGAGAGTCCGCTCTGCTCAGCGAATCTTCGCAGTTTGTCTTTCTCCTCCGCGAGGGCTCTGAGGTCATCGAGTGCGGCGAGGCCCTCGACTTTGCGCTCTTCAAGACTCTCGATGACACGATCGGCTCTTTCTTTGATGCTCTGGAGCGCCACCGCGGCTGCCGGATTATCTTCCATCTCTTTGCGTAAGCCACGCAGAAGGTTGTAGACCTTCTCCTCGGGTGGTCCGTCGTCCTTACCCAGTGCCTCCAATGTTGGGACGTCGAACGTGGCAACTTTGGTGAACCTGCCGAGACCTTCTTGAGTTGCGGTCTCCTCGATCAGGCGCTTGGTCTTGTGCTCCAGATCGGCAGTGAAAGTGGTCGCCTCGGAGTAGGCATTTCGCACGGCCGCGTATAGAACAGATAGGCGCTTGTACGTCGCGATGTGGTCGCGCAACTCTGGGCGCTGCAAGCAGCCGCGGCGGATCATGCTGAGATCCCGGAATTGCTCGCGCAGCTCGATGTGCTCACGGCAGAGGAGGCAGAACTCACCGCGGGGTTGCAGGTGCTTCTGCGGCCACTTGCCGAGGCGGGGGCAAAACGATGAGCGCTGAGTGGGAGACGACAACGGTCGGCCAGTGCCTAGTACCGGTATCGGTTGC
It encodes the following:
- a CDS encoding M48 metallopeptidase family protein — protein: MRLTANQVLTRKAMTWATKIRVNPSRIVIAELTTKWGSCAPDGVITLAQDLVDTPESFQDYVVVHELLHLRYRSHGKAFTAMMTALVPGWRELEKSSGAKEVHG